The genomic window GAGCGCGTTGACTCGGTCGCGATGGACGCGACCGTTCGCCACGTCGATCAGCTCGATTCGGAGACACTGGGGGCCGTTTATCGCGCCGTTTCGGACGGGCGACCGGTCACGACCGCCGAAACCGACCTCGAGCCGGGCGAGGTGATCGTCTTTACGGACTACTACCGCGTCGAACGCGTCTGAGTCGGTTCGTCGCTCCGGCCTGTCGGTACCCGTCGCGAGTGTGTGGTATCGAAGTCGTTTTCCCGCGTGCGCGCCTTCGATGACGCATGAACGGCGAAAGCGACATGACCCTGGCATTCGAACTCGAGGCCCTCAAAGAGGTCGCCTCGCCCGAGCGCGTGTTCGAAGACGCCAGAGGCTGGACCGAGTACATCGGCGTCGTCTCCGAGAAACCGACCTACGTCGTAACCAACTTCACGCGGAAAAACCGCATCCGACAGGACTTCTTCTCCGGCCCCCGCGGGAAAGCCGAGAGCCTCGAAGGTGTCAAAGACCAGTTCGAGACCGAGCGCTACGTCTACATCGGTGCCAGCGAGGAAGACGAGCAACTGGCCGACGAGGTCGGCTGGGAGTACCTCGCCGTCGAGGACGCCGGCGAGGCGGCCGACTGGATTCTGGCGAGCTCGGCCGAAGACGAGGAGGACGACGCGGAGCAGGTCCGCGACGACTGGCCCTGATCCAGACCGTCTCCTCACCTGTTAGCGACGGTCGTTTTGTCTCTCGTCTCGAGGTGAGCAGACGCGACTCTGCTGACGAACGATAAGCGGAATCCACACGCCTACGTTACGTATGGTTTCAGGGGACACAAACGGATTTTTTGCGTTTCCCTTGTGGGTCGCGGGTGCTATCGTAATCGCAAATCTCCTCCCGTTGATCGGGCTCGCCGGGTTCCAGTGGGGAGTCACCGAGTTGGTACTCGTCTATTGGGTTGAGGCAGTGATCGGCACCATCGTCGGGATACTAAAACTAGTCCCCGTCAGACTCGTCGATGTCCCGTTACCACACCCTCGTTCCAAGCCGTTGCTCAAGGCTCGGCACGGAACGCTGCGTGTTGGCCCTCTCACTGGGTACGTTCGAAACGCATCAGTTATTGGAGCCCATTCGATGTTTCTCTTCGTGTTTTTCAGTTCGGGGCTCGCGCTGTTCATTCCAGCGTCTCCACTGTACTATGTATCACATGAGACGGTCGAGAGCGTAGCGATCGTTGCCGGAATTCTCGCCGGAACACATCTGTTAACCGCGAAGATCTATTTCGACGAGCAACAGTACGATCGAGCACCGGCGAAGCAGGCCTTTCAGTCGTGGTTCAGAACCGGTGTGGGCGTTACCGGACTCGTCGTCTTATTGTTGCTTCGAGACGGGAACGGCGCTGGTTCCGCATGACGGCCTGGCCTGTGGCCCTGTCGTACGCCCTCGTCGGTGGAAAGCTCGCGATGACGTTGCTCTTCCGGTGTCGTGACCGGGATCGGTTCGGGTTACCTGACCACGACATAAACCCGTTCGAGGATCGGACTGGCGGGAATCTCCTCCAGACTGCTGGCATAACAGCGACGACACTGCCTCGAGTGGAGCGACCGACTACGCGACCGCAAGCGACGGTCCGTCCCAGCACTCGGCGGATTCTCGGACTGAGCCCGATTCTCGGGGCATTCATTTCGCGCACTGGGGAACCGATCCTGTTCGGTCTCATGGGCGTTTTCGCTCTCGTCGCGGACGTTCGACTGATTCTGCCGCTCCTCGTATTCGCTATCGCACTGGTGTTTGCCGTCGTTCCCGTGCTGGTGTTCGTCGTGCCACGACACGCGACGCTGGTGTACGAATTCTACGACGATCAACTGGTCTGCTACGATTTCCGGCTGGAAGAACCGGTCTGGCGGCTCGCGTACGAGGACATGACGGCGGTATCCCTCGAGCGCGGGCTCGACGGCCGGATCGGGGGATACGGACGGGTAGTCGTCGAGACGGGCGACGGCCCACCTGCCCGGCTGTCGTATCTCCGAGACTACGAGACGGTCAGTGACCGTCTCGAGCGAGTCATCGAGGATGGATCAGAGCGGGACTCACCAGACACTCGTTCCGGGTCTTGGATCTCCTCACAGTGATATTCCAGACGGATGTCAGTTTGCTACCAGCCACTACATCCGGCTCGTGATGCGCTGTCCGAATCGTATGGAGAAGACGGCCCGAAGCGACGGTACGACCACCAGTCTCGGTTGGCGGTAGCTTCAGTACGTCACGCTGCGAGTCGTCGCCCTTATGCCCGGCCCATCCGTAGCGCTGGCAATGGCAGGACCCAGCGTTCCGGGTTCCGACGACGGCGATCACCTCGAGCTTCCCTGCGGGGAGTCCGTTGATCCCCACGAGATCGATCTGGGGATGCGCGAGTACAACTGTCCCTGCGGCGAGACCCACGCGGTCGTGACCGACGTGCACCCGCCGTCGCGTTTCTTCCCGGAATCGCTCGTGGCCGTTCTACAGGAGACGATCGACACCGACGACGAGTTCGAGGAGTTCGGCACGCCCCACCTGATGGGCGTCGTCTTGGAGGAGTTCCCCGAAGCGGTCGTCGTCCACGACGCGAGCGACGACGGCGCGGTCGGCTACACGCTGTTGTGGATGACCGACTTCGACGCTCGGCGGCTCCACGAGGTCGTCGTCGAACTCGTCGTCGAACTCATGGAACACGCGATCAGTCACGCCGAGAACGACGCCGCCGTCAGCGAGTTCGAGTCCCAGATGCTCGAGTTCGACGTGTCGGAGTTCGTCGAGCAGTACCGGCGACAGCGGGAGTTCGAGAGCGAACACGACCAGCCGCTGTAGCTCGGTTTTCAGTCTCGAAGATCGACCGCTGTTCTCCGGAATTAGTGCGTGACAGCCGGTTGCGACCTTACTCCTCGAACGAGACGGCTAACCGAAGCCCGCCGGCGTCGCTCTCGCCGACGGTGACCGACCAGCCGTGGGCCTCGACGACCTCGGAGACGATAGCCAGCCCGAAGCCGGTGCCGTCGGGGGACGTGCTGTACCCCGACTCGAGGATGTCGCCGCGCTCGCCGGGCGGAACGCCGGGGCCGTCGTCGGTGATGGCGAACCCGTCGTCAGTGTTCTCGACCGCGATCGTCACGTCGGTCCCGACGTGTTCGCGGGCGTTCCGGAAGGCGTTCTCGAAGCAGACCAGCAGGCGGTCCGCGTCGGCTTCGATCGTCGGCAGCGGCTCGTCTCGAACGAGTTCGAGGTCCGGATCGACGGTTCTGTGGGCCTGATCGACGACGTCGTCGATGTCGACCGGCTCCGTCGCCGTCAGCCGCTGGCCGCTCCGGGCGAGCGTGAGGGCGTTCTCGATGAGATCGTCCATCCGTTCGAGCGCCCAGTCGATCTCCTCGCGGTAGCGCTCGCCGTCCCCGTCGATGTGGGCCTCGAGGTTCTCGAGGTGGCCCGCCGCGAGGGTCAGCGGGTTCCGCAGATCGTGGGAGACGGTGCTGGCGAAGGCCTCGAGTCGGTCGTTCTGGCGCTCGAGTTCGGCCGTGCGCGTGGCCAGTTCGTCCTCCCGGCGGGCGCGCTCGAGCGCGGCTTCGACGTTGGCCGCGAGGATGCGAGCGAGCGTGATCGTCTCGGGATCGAAGTCGTTCGGCGTCGTCGAACTGGCGATGAAAATCCCCGTCGTCCCGAGCGGGATGTGGGCCTCGCTGCGGACCGCCGTCTCGGGGTTGCGAACGTTCTCGGCGCGGCGGACGTCGCCGTGAACGATGGTCTCGCCGGCCTCGAACGCGTCCCACGAGATCCCGTCGCCCGGGCCGATGGACGGAACGGAGCCGAACAGCGCTTCGGTGCGGTCGGTCGCCGCCGCGGGGACGAGGACGCCTCGCTCCCGCACCGAATCGGCGCTCGAGTCGGTCACGGCGGGCGGCTCATCGGCGCTCACGGCGTGGTACTCCGCACGTTCCTCGTACAAGTGGACCGAGTTGATCTCGAGCGACAGCGCGTCGCGGGCGATCTCGCTCGCGACGCGAGCGACCTCGTCAGTGCGTTCCGCGGCCATCAGTCGGCGCGTCCCCTCGTGGAGTTTCCGAATCCGGCGCTCGCGTTCCATTCGATCGCTGATGTCCCGGATCGCACCGACGCTGCCGGCGAGCGAGCCGTCCTCGGCGACCAGCGGGGCGACGTTGTTCTCGACCAGAAACGGCTCGCCGTCGAGGGGCCGGAACTCCATCTCGAAGGTGCCCCACGTCCGGTCGTCGTCCGCGAGGATATCGATCAGTAACTCCTTGGCCCGCTCGACGTCTTCGGCCGACATGTAGCTCGACGGGTGACCGCCGACGAGTTCGTCGCGCGTGGTCCCCAGAGCGTCGGCCATCGCGTCGTTGGCCATCTCGATCCGCCCCGTCGCATCGAGGACGTACATCGAATCGCCGACCGTATCGACGAGCGTGCGGTATCGCTCGAGTTCGCGCTCCCGGCGTTTCTGCTCGCTGATGTCGGTGTAGATCGCGTACTCGTGGACCTCGCCGTCGATGTCGGCCGCGAAGCCGCGCAGGAAGAAGTCCCTGCGCCCCTCGGCCGTTACCCGCTCGACGGTCGTCGAGATCACCTCTCCGAGGCCGACCGTCTCGGCGATAGACACCGGCCCCTCGTCGTCCGGGACGAGGATATCGTCGAGCGAGCCGCCAGCGATATCCTCGCGTTCGTAGCCGAAGATGTCCTCGAAGGCGGGGTTGACATCGACGATTCGATTGGGATCGGTGCGATGAGTCACGATGACCGGGTCGGGGCTGTACTCGAACAGCGCGGCGAACCGGTCGCGCTCGGTTCGGAGGGACCGTCGTTCCCCGTCCGGCTGAAGCGTGCCCACATCCGTTTCTCTGCCGTTCGCCGCCGCTGGCTCATCGACGATCGCCCGAAGCTGTGCGACCAGCCGCTCGAGCGAGTCCGCGTGCCCCTTCGGGACGTACCCCGCGAATCCGGCCGTCACGGCGTCGCTGGCGAGCCGTTCGTCGCCGTCGGCGGTGTAGAGCACGACCGGCGCGTCCGCGACGCCGTCGGCTCGGATGCGGTCGTACAGCGACAGCACGTCGGTCTCCGCGAACAGATCAGTTACGACGCACGTGCGCCCGCTCGCGTCCGCGACCGCGTCGCGGAGTTCGGTTGGCGTCGCGACTGGCTCGACGGCGAGCCCGTCGGTGGCCGACTCGAGGCCGTCGGCGATCCGACGGCGATCGTCGGGGTCCGGATCGGCGTAGACGACGGTGGTGGGTCGCTGGAAACGGGTGAGACCGAACGCGGCCATCTCGTTCGTACAGACGGACGGAACGAGCCGTCATAAGGTGCACGGCCCGAATCCGGTGATAACCGATCGCTCGAGTCGAACGCGCGTCTTCGGAGCACTGTGTGAGCTTCACACCCACCCGGTGAACAGCGGGTGCTATCGCGGCAACCGGACCGGTTCGGGCCGTCGCTCCCGCCTCGAGTTCGAATTTCGAAAAGCCATTTCGAGATTCGTACTGTATCGTGGGGCTTATTACGATGTGCGAACTCCAATTCGACAAGACAAATGAGTACGGACACCGCCGCGGACGGCGAGACGGGTGACGGTCGCACGATCTTATTGATCGGCAGCGGCCCGATCCAGATCGGACAGGCCGCCGAATTCGACTATTCGGGCGCACAGGCCTGCCGAGCACTGCAGGAGGAGGGCGCTCGCGTCGTCCTCGTCAACTCGAATCCGGCGACGATCATGACGGACCCGGAGATGGCCGATGAGGTCTACATCGAGCCGATCACGACCGACGCCATCGCCGAGATCATCCGCAAAGAGCGACCCGACGGCGTCATCGCCGGACTGGGCGGTCAGACGGGGCTGAACGTCACCGCCGAACTGGCCGAGGAAGGCGTTCTCGAGGAGTACGACGTCGAGATCATGGGAACGCCGCTTGACACGATCTACGCGACTGAGGACCGCGACCTCTTCCGCCAGCGCATGGAGAAGATCGGTCAGCCGGTCCCCGCCTCGACGACCATCTCGCTCGACGAGGGCGAGGAGGTCTCGGAGATGACCGAGGCAGGCTTGAAAGAGCGCGTCCAGGCCGCCGTCGACGAGGTCGGCGGGCTCCCGGTCATCGCCCGCACGACCTACACGCTGGGCGGCTCCGGCTCCGGCGTCGTCCACGAGATGGACGAACTGCTGCGCCGCGTCCGCAAGGGGCTGCGCCTCTCCCGCAACAGCGAGGTCCTCATCACCGAGTCCATCGCCGGCTGGGTCGAGTACGAGTACGAAGTGATGCGCGACGCCGACGACTCGTGTATCATCATCTGTAACATGGAGAACATTGACCCGATGGGCATCCACACCGGGGAGTCGACGGTCGTCACGCCCTCCCAGATCGTCCCCGACGAGGGCCACCAGGAGATGCGTACCGCCGCACTCGACGTGATCCGCGAACTCGGCATTCAGGGCGGCTGTAACATCCAGTTCGCGTGGCGCGACGACGGCACCCCCGGCGGCGAGTACCGCGTCGTCGAGGTCAACCCCCGCGTCTCCCGTTCCTCCGCGCTGGCCTCCAAGGCGACCGGCTACCCGATCGCCCGCGTGACCGCGAAGGTCGCGCTCGGCAAGCGACTCCACGAGATCACCAACGAGATCACCGGCGAGACCACCGCCGCCTTCGAGCCCGCGATCGACTACGTAGTCACCAAGGTCCCGCGCTGGCCCAAAGACAAGTTCGACGACGTCGACTTCGAACTGACCACGGCGATGAAGTCGACCGGCGAGGCGATGGCCATCGGCCGCACCTTCGAGGAGTCCCTGCTCAAGGCGCTTCGCTCCTCGGAGTACGAACCCGACGTCGACTGGGCCGAACTCTCGGACGCGGAACTCGAGGAGCACTACCTCGAGCGCCCGTCGCCGGACCGTCCCTACGCGATGTTCGAGGCCTTCGAGCGCGGCTACACCGTCGAAGAGGTCCAGGAACTCACCGGCATCTTCGAGTGGTACACCGAGCGCTTCAAGCGCATCGCGGACTCCACGCTCGCCGCCCAAGCGGGCGACTTCACCGAGGCCGCGATCGCCGGCCACACCAACGCCAGCATCGCCGCGACCGCGGGCGCGGACGTCGACGCTGTCGAGACAGAAGTCCCCGGCCGCACCTACAAGCAGGTCGACACCTGTGCGGGCGAGTTCGAGGCCGAGACGCCGTACTACTACTCCGCGCGTAAGTCCGAGTTCGAGTCCGGTCCGCTGCTCGGCGACGCCGCCGCGGGCGAGCTCGAGGTCGACCGCGATCTCGAGAGCGTGATCGTCGTCGGCGGCGGCCCGATCCGCATCGGACAGGGCGTCGAGTTCGACTACTGTTCGGTCCACGCGGTCCGCGCGCTGCGCGAACTCGGGATCGACGCCTACGTCGTGAACAACAACCCCGAGACGGTCTCGACGGACTACGACACCTCCGACGGCCTCTTCTTCGAGCCGATCACGGCCGAGGAGGTCGCCGACGTGGCCGAGGCCACGGGGGCCGACGGCGTGATGGTCCAGTTCGGCGGCCAGACCTCCGTCAACATCGGCGAACCGCTCGAGGACGAACTCGCGCGCCGCGGACTCGACTGCGAGGTCATGGGCACGTCCGTCGAAGCGATGGACCTCGCGGAGGACCGCGACCGCTTCAACGCCCTGATGGACGAACTGGGCATCGCCCAGCCGGAGGGCGGCACCGCCTTCTCCGAGGAGGAGGCGCTCGAACTGGCCCACGACATCGGCTACCCCGTCCTCGTCCGTCCCTCCTACGTGCTGGGCGGCCGTGCAATGGACGTCGTCTACAACGACGCGGAGCTCCAGACCTACATCGAGGAAGCGGTCCGCGTCGCGCCCGATAAACCGATCCTCGTGGACGACTTCCTCGAGGACGCGGTCGAACTCGACGTGGACGCGGTCTCGGACGGCCGCAACGTGCTCATCGGCGGCATCATGGAACACGTCGAGAGCGCGGGCGTCCACTCCGGCGACTCCGCCTGCATGATCCCGCCGCGCTCGCTCGACGAGGACACGTTAGAACGCGTCCGCGAGGTCACCGAGGATATCGCCGAGGCGCTGAAGACGAAGGGGCTGCTAAACGTTCAGTTGGCCGTCCGCGACGGTGAAGTGTACGTGCTCGAGGCGAACCCGCGTTCCTCGCGTACCGTGCCGTTCGTCTCGAAGGCGACTGGCGTCCCGATCGCCAAACTCGCCGCGCAGGTCATGGCCGGCGAGACCCTCGAGAGCCTCGATGCCGACGAGCAGATCCCCGACCAGACCTCGATCAAGGAGGTCGTCCTGCCGTTCGACCGCCTGCCGGGCTCGGACCCGCGTCTCGGCCCGGAAATGAAGTCCACCGGTGAGGTCATGGGGACGGCAAGCGACTTCGGTACGGCCTACTGGAAGGCCCAGCAGGCCGCCGACAACGCCGTCAGCGAGGGCACCGCCGTCGTCGACCTCGACGTCGACGGCTTCGAGGACCACTTCGACGTCGCCGAGTTCGACGACGTGCCCCAAGCCATCCGCGAGGGCGAGGTCGACTTCGTCGTCAGCCGCGATCGCGACTCCCTCGAGATGGCCGTCGAGGAGGAGATTCCGTACCTGTCGACGGTCGCCAGCGCCGAGGCCTACGTCGAAGCTCTCGACGGCTTCGACGGCGAACTGGATGTCTCGTCGGTGTCCAGCCGGCCGAAGACGGTGTCCGGATGGGGTGAGTCCGAGTAACGTCGCCCCGAACTGGTCCGTAATCGCGCCTGCCACTGGTCTCTGAATAGCCGATCCGGCTATCGGTCGGCGCTCGGCTTTCTTCACTGCGCTCAGTTCCCTCGTCGCTCGTCTCGGCACAGAAATGTATACTATCTCACGTTCTTTTCCCCGCTCGAGCACTACGCCGGGTCGCGACCCATGTCCGAACAGACCAGACGCGACGTGCTTCGGCTCGCGACAGCATCGGCCACTGCCGGCGTCCTCACGCTCGGGTCGGCGGCGGCCGCCCAATCGAACGACGGCGAGTGGACGCGGGCGGAGTCGCCGACCGACAAAGCGCTGAATGACGCCGTCGATACCGCCGCGGGGCCGTTCGCGGCCGGTGCCGACGGGAACGTCATCGCTCGAGGCGAGGGCGGTTGGCGAAAAGTCGTCGACTACGGTCCGCAGGCCCGGAGTCGTCGCCTGACCGGCATCGACGCGACCGACGACGGCAGTGCGGTCTGGTTCGTCGGCGGAAGCGGCGTTATCGGCGAATACAATGTTGAGACACAGACACTGACGAACTACTCCGCGCCGAAGGGGAAGACGAGCACGTGGGAGGACTGCGCCGTGCGGGGAACCGCCGGCGAGAACGAGCGCGTCTCCTTCGTCAACGGCTCCGGCGAACTCCTCGTCGGCGTCCGACAGGACAGCGGCGCGATGCAGTACGAGGCGGTGATCGAACCCGGCGGCGGCTCGACCATTCCGGGTATCGATTTCCACGCCCGCGAGGCCGGCCACGTCTGTACCACCAGCCAGTTCGTCGGCGAGACGACCGACGGCGGGCAGACGTGGGAGCAGATCGGTATCGACTTCGCGGGCGGCGCGTTCTTCGACCTCGCGAGTCGGGGCGAGCGAGACGTGAACGTCGCCGCCGGCTCCGGGATCGTCTATCGGTACGACGGCTTCCGCTGGACGCCCCACGTCGTCGACGACCAGCGACGGGCCATCCGCGCCGTCGACCGCGACGGGAGCGCCGGGCTCGCGGCCGGCGACGGCGGGACGATCTACGAGCGCCAGTCCGCCGGCCAGTGGCAGCAGTACGAGACCGCGGTCGAATCGAAACTCGACGGCGTCGCGACGGGGTCGGCGTACGACATCGCGGTCGGCGACGGCGGCACGATCCTCGAGCGAGCGGTAGCGAGTTCCGACACCGACGCTGACGACGGGAACAGCACCGACACCGGCGACGAGAACGGGACGAACTCGACGGCGATCACGACCGCAACGGTCTCGACGAACACGCTCTCGGTCGACTCGCTCTCGGTCGAGAACTACGTCGAAGGGGAGTGGATCGAAGCGTCGGGGCAGTAGGCCCGATTAGCGTCCGAATCGGATATCGACCGTCGTGCCGTCGGTTTCGGTTTCCGTGACCCGTACCGCGGGGACGACCGCGCGGAGTCGCCTCGGGATGAGTCGGTCGAGCGTCGCCCCGATCGCCGCGAGTCGTTTCCGACACAGCGAGTAGAGGCCCGCGAACGCGACGAGCCCGACGAGAGCGGTGTCGGCCGCTGCCGGCGTGGCTCCCGCCGATATCGCGACGGCCGCGAACGCGAGACAGACGAGGAAGTCCTCCGGCGCGCCCGAGTACCGGACGTACCGGCGCGGGCGGTGCCACCGCCCGAGGGCGTGGTTGTAGACGCCGTTCTCGGTCACCGGGTTCCAGGGTTCCCGCTCCGCGCTGCCGCCGAGCACGTCGGAGACGGAGTGCAGGGCGGCACCGCCGACTGCGACCGTCAGGACTAGCAGCCCGGGCGACGATGTCAGGAGAAACGCGCCGAGCGAGACGCCGGAGAGGGCCGAAAAGCCGACCGGATAGTGCAGCGTCTTCCGGTGGCTCGCAAGCAGGTCGGCGTCGGGCGCGACCCCGCCGACGAACGCGGCCGCGAGCAGGAGGGGAACCCCGACGTGGTCGCCCAGAACCGGCAGGGCGACGACGACAGCGGCGAGGGCCATAAATCCGTGCGTGAGCGCCATCATAGCGATACTGTTCCCTACATAGCACTCAGTGCTGATAAACAACGAGGCTTCGACCACAGGCACGCCTCGATCGAGCGGCCCGGAGACCGACCGCTGTTCGAGTCGAGACGGGCGTTGCGACTCGAGTCCGGGTTCGATCCGATCGAGAAGGAAGCCGCGAGGCTCAGCGCAACGACGGCGTCTTTCGTCTCGCGTTCCGGAGTTCCTTGGTCAGGTACTGCCACGCCGTCGTGCGCTCGCCGATCGCGGCGGTCCGTCCGGCCCGCATCGACTCGAGGATCGTCGCCGGAGTCGGGGACGCCGCCGCGGGCAGTCGGACCTCGGTGACCGCGCGGCCGACGTGGTCGGCCCGGTGGGCGTCGCTCCCGCCGAACTGCGGGTAGTCGTTGCGTCTCGCGAAGCGTTCGGACTGTCGGTTGCGGACGTTGGTGACTGCGTGGGCGTTGTAGACTTCGATGCCGTCGACGCCGTCGATCGCCCCCTCGCGGGCTCCGTGTCGGGACCGCTGGAAGGGGTGCGGAACGACCGCGATGCCGCCCGCGTCCTGAAACGTCCGCGCCGTCTCGACGAGGGACCGATCGGGTTCCGGCGCGGCGTCGATGCCGATCGCGAGCAAGTGTCCGTCGGCGGTCGAGACTTCACAACCGACGATGACGGCGAGATCGTCCGGTGCCAGCGCCGCGGCCCGCGTCGCGCCGTCGATCGTGTCGTGATCGGTGACGACGATCCCGTCGAGGCCGACGGACCGCGCCGCGCGGACCAGTTCCGCCGGCGTCGTCTCCCCATCGTACGAGGCGTCGGTGTGGACGTGGGGATCGATGCGCACCGTCCGCGGCCGCCGCTCGTCACCGCTCACCGCACGACCGGTCATAGGTAGCCGAACTCGAGGCCGATCGCCAGTCCGATCGCGGCCACCGCGGCGATCCCGGCCAGTACGTGGGTCGTGTCGGTCTTGTAGGCCTTGTAATCCGAGACCATCAAGGGGCAGACGACGCCGATGGTGAGTCCCGCGAGCCAGCCGTTCCAACTCCCGACGAGCACGGCGAGGAAGTAGTTCGCGACGACGACGAGATTCGTGTGGACGACGGTAGTCCCGTGATAGAAGCTCGCAGCGCCGTCGGACCCGAACCCTTCGCTGTTGTGACGAACCAACCGCAGGCCGCCGAACGCGAGGACGAGAAATCCAACGACGAGGCTCGCAAAGACGTTCGGCGCGAGGACGAAGTGATACAGGAGCACCGCCGGGACCAGATACGCGAAGATGTCGATGAACGAGTCTACCTGCCGGCCGAAGGGTGACGACGTTCCCGTTCGGCGGGCGTACCAGCCGTCAGCTTTGTCCAACAGAAAGGCCCCGAACATGGCCAGCAGCGCCCAGTTCGGCTCCCCTCGAGCGAACAGGAGCGCACTGGCCCACCCGACGAAGAGTGCGCCGAGGCTGATGTAGTCGGCACCCGTGAGCCGTTCGAAGACGTTCGTTCTGTCCGCCGCGTTTCCGACCCGCCGATCGGCGAGATCGAACCGGTTCCAGACCCCTCGTATCGCCTCGCGCAGTTCGTTGGGCATCCGCTCGGGTGGAGACACCACCGCGATCGGTATAAATCTGCTCTGGGAATTATTTACTTAGGAGAATTCTATATAGGTTTGTAGGGCTACGTTCCGCTCGAGAACGGTAGGGAGGTCACGCCGCTCGCGTCGTCCGGTGGGTGAACGGGCCGATTCGAACGTAACGTCGGGTCCGGCGGGGGACGAAGCCGTGGCGCTCGAACAAGGCGCGCGAGGGCGCATTATCGAGGGCGACGAGCGCGGTCGCCTGTCGGGCACCCCGCTCGTGGGCCTGTCGACAGGCCTCGGCGAGCATCGCGGTCGCGATGCCGCGGTTTCGGTGGTCCGGATCGACGAAGACGCGCCTGATGTAGGCTCCCTCGAACGCGAGCGTCCGTTCTAAGGGATGGATCTCGTGGGTCGCGTCGACGGAGCAAAAGAGGTAGCCCCGCGGTGTCTCGTTCTCGAGCGCCGCGACGACCATCTCGTCGGGACGGAGTTCCGCCACGGGCGCGTCGAGCCCCGTCACCCGCTCCGGTTCGCAGACGGCGACCTCGTACGAACTGTCCTCGCTCCCGTCGACGGCGGCGTCCTCGAGCGTCGCGACGTACTCGTACATCACCGTCGCCGTGATACCGATTCGCGCGAGCGCATCGTAGACGGCCCGGCCGTACCGGTTTCGGGTCAACCGCCAGAGCTGTGGCATCGAGCGGGTGATTTCGCCGCCGATCGAATAAGTTTCGGGGTCGCTAAACGGCGGGCCCGCGGCTCCGGATCGAAACGGGAGCAGTCGTCTCGAGTCGGGAGATCGCGCTGCCGGCCGCCTACTCGAGTGCGTACCAGTCGAAGCGCTCAACCGCGTACCGGTAGGAGACGAGCGGCGCGATCAGGCCGCCGATCAGTACGATCCACGCCCCGACGGTGATCCCGTGTGCGGAGATCGAGAGGTCGGGAGCCGGCGACCACGCGGCGACCGACGCGATCAGCCCGGCGATCGCCTCGGGGGCCTCGAGATAGAGCACGAGCGCGGCGACCGTGGGGAGGACGATCGCGAGCGTGTAGACGACGAAGGCGGTCTTGCTCGGCATCACGGCCTCGCGGTTGTTGGTCACGTTGACGCTGCCAAAGCGGGGGAACGCCGACCCAATCCCGGA from Natrinema versiforme includes these protein-coding regions:
- a CDS encoding metal-dependent hydrolase; this encodes MALAAVVVALPVLGDHVGVPLLLAAAFVGGVAPDADLLASHRKTLHYPVGFSALSGVSLGAFLLTSSPGLLVLTVAVGGAALHSVSDVLGGSAEREPWNPVTENGVYNHALGRWHRPRRYVRYSGAPEDFLVCLAFAAVAISAGATPAAADTALVGLVAFAGLYSLCRKRLAAIGATLDRLIPRRLRAVVPAVRVTETETDGTTVDIRFGR
- a CDS encoding PHP domain-containing protein, which codes for MTGRAVSGDERRPRTVRIDPHVHTDASYDGETTPAELVRAARSVGLDGIVVTDHDTIDGATRAAALAPDDLAVIVGCEVSTADGHLLAIGIDAAPEPDRSLVETARTFQDAGGIAVVPHPFQRSRHGAREGAIDGVDGIEVYNAHAVTNVRNRQSERFARRNDYPQFGGSDAHRADHVGRAVTEVRLPAAASPTPATILESMRAGRTAAIGERTTAWQYLTKELRNARRKTPSLR
- a CDS encoding phosphatidylcholine/phosphatidylserine synthase, whose product is MPNELREAIRGVWNRFDLADRRVGNAADRTNVFERLTGADYISLGALFVGWASALLFARGEPNWALLAMFGAFLLDKADGWYARRTGTSSPFGRQVDSFIDIFAYLVPAVLLYHFVLAPNVFASLVVGFLVLAFGGLRLVRHNSEGFGSDGAASFYHGTTVVHTNLVVVANYFLAVLVGSWNGWLAGLTIGVVCPLMVSDYKAYKTDTTHVLAGIAAVAAIGLAIGLEFGYL
- a CDS encoding GNAT family N-acetyltransferase; its protein translation is MPQLWRLTRNRYGRAVYDALARIGITATVMYEYVATLEDAAVDGSEDSSYEVAVCEPERVTGLDAPVAELRPDEMVVAALENETPRGYLFCSVDATHEIHPLERTLAFEGAYIRRVFVDPDHRNRGIATAMLAEACRQAHERGARQATALVALDNAPSRALFERHGFVPRRTRRYVRIGPFTHRTTRAA